One region of Rattus norvegicus strain BN/NHsdMcwi chromosome 13, GRCr8, whole genome shotgun sequence genomic DNA includes:
- the Kiaa1614 gene encoding uncharacterized protein KIAA1614 homolog isoform X2, which translates to MARHGAEQPSSRPLQRLSLCPQEDRPSNLMPPKPPRTWGLQNQGPSVLESKVKALKEKMTAEKQGTNPRPTSCEHPSTTKSKCHHVKPGAVWSLPEGSTLPDALVVPHAQNPNDGHPASHVNEQKPARNSGSKPSTPDSWSEQSWWTPEAVWMLADHEEDPGPGAGSLQESPNNQVSAGEPQGPGPCKTTHLSNLKKGRPYPLGDGLNTKGDLGSTALTSKEDLVPRTDQPEMFWRAGSLEALGSAANALSLSDQVERNRLLLQEMLKVCRQRPPTTGSPERTRSWDKDASERPAGDVDWDSGNPQQDSGQSRTFVPKLEPVLSAKHEEAKHLLGRARMKAKTQPLRASHDIVPIIAQGSRNGQRSPAPDVRTTSASRESLQNGNLNDPSSVESSNGQWPKQGMPLSHVRFEDESAREAEFRYLDRLQQRQRQVLSAVLHAVDQGPLRSKPDLTNYVNHSVGNVSFHRAVGCLDHSNVPAPPPTWDNERKCPACGSCLKDHCPAEGRAASDLRVLRSLQAAYEAEAVLLGPCNSHGLSSPFPGLHTEWIRETHITDTVATHPEEDSAPDSTHSSDSQTDNKDAKTSQPSRAGEQIHASSPRVWQHGSRPQGGPRWSRKETVLPCGLQAWSHLPKLDVVVGEVPEARGPIPQGTLFLKEDAVPKAAVEPKSPWSQGQLGLQLGSHWAHPEDCRTPCRTAYAVPFSKKHGSSGSGQPDQVPESHEPLETLCTSPHQQSHEEPSAPLPALQPTLPLPPDVPTPPSSRKSLCPMPPRRSVQTGNHRQEHQVDSPLPLSPPRTVILTPPQTQPYSPQVKHPLLDLSNNSYNSSVPLGLQGPSGAAVHRGRSVKDQCYQEPGLPLESNGDGTLQDSLQLADVATVNPTAITLSLTSEEPERSQELGGGPQRMDCSSGGHMPSGASLEASAGHKPPSVAHSEGNKKRRGSITSTLGLKKLLSALGHTPRPRLGTSRSFSVEQLQPSALAPQTSAVKRAPSLQHLVSPSHQHRRTTSFQNLHSLLGGKGDRSSLYLVEGSGDSSAPSRPAKAFPRRALSVEDVGAPSLARTVGRVVEVFPDGTSQLQLQRPPEGTFGFCVAYGSGRRDSGLYVQDMADLDTAKLYSGLLGVGDEILEMNGAKVAGLGLAHINELLVRVESLSIRVLRQRPVPQ; encoded by the exons ATggccagacatggtgctgagCAGCCAAGCAGTCGACCTCTCCAGAGACTTTCACTCTGCCCCCAGGAAGACCGACCATCTAACCTGATGCCCCCCAAGCCTCCCAGGACATGGGGGCTGCAGAACCAAGGTCCTTCTGTGCTGGAGTCCAAGGTGAAGGCCTTGAAGGAGAAAATGACAGCAGAGAAACAGGGGACAAATCCCCGTCCCACTTCCTGTGAGCATCCATCCACCACAAAATCCAAATGCCACCATGTCAAGCCTGGAGCGGTCTGGAGCCTACCAGAGGGCTCTACTCTACCAGATGCCCTTGTGGTCCCCCATGCTCAGAACCCTAATGATGGACATCCGGCCAGCCATGTTAATGAGCAGAAACCTGCCAGGAACAGTGGATCCAAGCCATCTACTCCTGACAGCTGGAGTGAACAAAGCTGGTGGACTCCAGAAGCAGTGTGGATGCTGGCCGATCATGAGGAGGACCCAGGACCAGGGGCTGGCTCTTTACAAGAAAGTCCCAACAACCAAGTTTCTGCGGGAGAGCCACAGGGGCCTGGTCCCTGCAAAACCACCCACTTAAGCAACCTGAAGAAGGGAAGGCCGTACCCGCTTGGAGATGGTCTGAACACAAAGGGAGATCTGGGCAGCACAGCCCTAACCTCCAAGGAGGATTTAGTTCCCAGGACAGACCAGCCAGAGATGTTCTGGAGAGCTGGCAGCCTGGAGGCTCTGGGCTCTGCTGCAAATGCTTTGTCCCTGTCTGATCAGGTAGAGAGGAACCGCCTCCTGCTGCAGGAGATGCTGAAGGTTTGCAGACAGAGACCTCCCACCACAGGGAGCCCAGAACGGACTCGATCCTGGGACAAGGATGCATCAG AGCGACCAGCGGGAGACGTGGACTGGGACTCGGGCAACCCCCAGCAGGACTCAGGTCAGAGCAG GACCTTTGTTCCCAAGCTGGAACCTGTGCTGAGCGCCAAGCATGAGGAAGCCAAGCATCTGCTCGGCCGTGCCCGCATGAAGGCCAAGACCCAACCTCTCCGAGCCAGCCATGATATTGTGCCCATCATTGCTCAGGGCAGCCG AAATGGCCAGAGAAGCCCAGCCCCGGATGTGAGgaccacctctgcctccagagaaaGCCTCCAGAATGGGAACTTGAACGACCCCTCCAGTGTAGAGTCCAGCAATGGGCAGTGGCCCAAACAAGGAATGCCCCTGTCTCATGTCCGTTTTGAAGATGAGTCTGCCCGCGAGGCTGAATTCCGGTACCTGGACCGGCTTCAGCAGCGCCAGCGTCAAGTGTTAAGCGCAGTGCTACACGctgtggaccaaggacctctacGCTCCAAACCGGACCTGACCAACTACGTCAACCACAGCGTGGGAAATGTCTCATTTCACAGGGCTGTGGGCTGCCTGGACCACAGTAACGTCCCTGCACCACCACCTACATGGGACAATGAGAGGAAGTGTCCAGCCTGTGGCAGCTGCCTCAAGGACCATTGCCCTGCTGAGGGGAGAGCAGCCTCTGACCTGAGGGTCCTCCGGAGTCTCCAGGCTGCCTATGAGGCCGAGGCAGTACTGCTGGGTCCCTGTAATTCCCATGGCTTGAGCTCCCCATTCCCAGGGCTCCACACAGAATGGATCCGGGAAACACACATCACAGACACTGTTGCCACACACCCTGAGGAGGACTCTGCCCCGGACAGCACCCACAGTTCAGACAGCCAGACAGACAATAAGGATGCCAAGACCTCTCAGCCCAGCAGGGCAGGTGAGCAGATCCACGCCAGCAGCCCACGGGTGTGGCAGCATGGGTCTAGGCCCCAGGGAGGTCCCAGGTGGTCCAGAAAGGAGACGGTGCTGCCCTGTGGACTTCAGGCCTGGTCTCACCTGCCCAAGCTTGATGTGGTTGTAGGGGAGGTACCAGAAGCCAGGGGACCCATACCTCAGGGGACTTTGTTTCTAAAGGAAGATGCTGTGCCTAAAGCTGCCGTGGAACCTAAGAGTCCTTGGTCCCAGGGGCAGCTTGGACTACAGTTAGGAAGTCACTGGGCCCACCCCGAGGACTGCAGGACTCCATGCAGGACAGCTTATGCTGTGCCATTTTCCAAGAAGCATGGGTCCTCAGGATCAGGCCAACCAGATCAAGTTCCTGAAAGCCATGAGCCTCTGGAAACTCTCTGCACTTCACCCCACCAACAGAGCCATGAAGAGCCCTCTGCACCCCTCCCAGCTTTGCAGCCAACTTTGCCCCTCCCCCCTGATGTGCCAACCCCTCCTTCTTCAAGGAAATCCCTCTGCCCCATGCCTCCAAGGAGGTCAGTCCAGACTGGAAATCACAGGCAGGAGCACCAGGTGGATAgccccctgcctctgtcccctccAAGAACTGTGATTCTCACCCCACCCCAAACCCAACCCTACAGCCCCCAGGTCAAGCATCCACTGCTGGACCTGTCCAACAACAGCTACAACAGCAGTGTCCCTCTAGGACTGCAGGGACCCTCAGGAGCAGCTGTCCACAGGGGTAGATCTGTCAAGGACCAATGTTATCAGGAGCCTGGGCTGCCTCTGGAGAGCAATGGAGATG GAACGCTCCAGGACTCTCTCCAATTAGCAGATGTCGCCACTGTCAATCCTACAGCTATCACCCTCTCCCTCACCTCAGAGGAGCCTGAGCGCAGCCAGGAGCTGGGAGGAGGTCCACAGAGGATGGACTGTAGCTCTGGAGGCCACATGCCCAGTGG AGCATCTCTTGAGGCCAGTGCAGGGCATAAGCCACCCTCAGTTGCTCATTCTGAAGGGAACAAGAAAAGGAGGGGTAGTATTACCTCCACCCTGGGGCTCAAAAAGCTTCTCTCAGCCCTGGGCCACACGCCCCGGCCCAGACTTGGCACATCCAGAAGCTTCAGTGTGGAACAGCTGCAGCCCTCAGCACTGGCTCCGCAGACCAGCGCGGTGAAAAGAGCCCCATCATTACAGCATCTG GTGTCACCCTCCCATCAGCATCGGAGAACAACTTCCTTCCAGAACCTCCATTCTCTGCTAGGTGGCAAGGGAGACCGGTCTAGCCTTTACCTGGTAGAAGGGTCAGGGGACAGCAGTGCACCCAGCAG GCCAGCCAAGGCCTTTCCCCGTCGTGCCCTCAGTGTAGAAGATGTGGGTGCCCCCAGCCTGGCTCGTACTGTGGGCAGAGTGGTGGAGGTGTTCCCAGATGGCACAAGCCAGCTGCAGCTGCAGCGACCCCCAGAGGGCACCTTTGGTTTCTGTGTGGCCTATGGCAGTGGCCGGCGAGACTCAG GGCTGTATGTGCAGGACATGGCTGACCTGGATACGGCCAAGCTGTACTCAGGGCTCCTTGGGGTAGGGGATGAGATCCTGGAGATGAACGGGGCCAAGGTTGCTGGGCTGGGCTTGGCTCACATCAACGAGCTGCTGGTGCGTGTGGAGAGCTTGTCGATTCGTGTCTTGAGACAACGGCCTGTCCCCCAGTGA
- the Kiaa1614 gene encoding uncharacterized protein KIAA1614 homolog isoform X3: MEGMEAATKPAHRSQASRSGSRTPSPKRVTPAMARHGAEQPSSRPLQRLSLCPQEDRPSNLMPPKPPRTWGLQNQGPSVLESKVKALKEKMTAEKQGTNPRPTSCEHPSTTKSKCHHVKPGAVWSLPEGSTLPDALVVPHAQNPNDGHPASHVNEQKPARNSGSKPSTPDSWSEQSWWTPEAVWMLADHEEDPGPGAGSLQESPNNQVSAGEPQGPGPCKTTHLSNLKKGRPYPLGDGLNTKGDLGSTALTSKEDLVPRTDQPEMFWRAGSLEALGSAANALSLSDQVERNRLLLQEMLKVCRQRPPTTGSPERTRSWDKDASERPAGDVDWDSGNPQQDSGQSRNGQRSPAPDVRTTSASRESLQNGNLNDPSSVESSNGQWPKQGMPLSHVRFEDESAREAEFRYLDRLQQRQRQVLSAVLHAVDQGPLRSKPDLTNYVNHSVGNVSFHRAVGCLDHSNVPAPPPTWDNERKCPACGSCLKDHCPAEGRAASDLRVLRSLQAAYEAEAVLLGPCNSHGLSSPFPGLHTEWIRETHITDTVATHPEEDSAPDSTHSSDSQTDNKDAKTSQPSRAGEQIHASSPRVWQHGSRPQGGPRWSRKETVLPCGLQAWSHLPKLDVVVGEVPEARGPIPQGTLFLKEDAVPKAAVEPKSPWSQGQLGLQLGSHWAHPEDCRTPCRTAYAVPFSKKHGSSGSGQPDQVPESHEPLETLCTSPHQQSHEEPSAPLPALQPTLPLPPDVPTPPSSRKSLCPMPPRRSVQTGNHRQEHQVDSPLPLSPPRTVILTPPQTQPYSPQVKHPLLDLSNNSYNSSVPLGLQGPSGAAVHRGRSVKDQCYQEPGLPLESNGDGTLQDSLQLADVATVNPTAITLSLTSEEPERSQELGGGPQRMDCSSGGHMPSGASLEASAGHKPPSVAHSEGNKKRRGSITSTLGLKKLLSALGHTPRPRLGTSRSFSVEQLQPSALAPQTSAVKRAPSLQHLVSPSHQHRRTTSFQNLHSLLGGKGDRSSLYLVEGSGDSSAPSRPAKAFPRRALSVEDVGAPSLARTVGRVVEVFPDGTSQLQLQRPPEGTFGFCVAYGSGRRDSGLYVQDMADLDTAKLYSGLLGVGDEILEMNGAKVAGLGLAHINELLVRVESLSIRVLRQRPVPQ, from the exons ATGGAGGGGATGGAGGCGGCAACCAAGCCCGCGCACCGCTCTCA AGCGTCCAGGTCAGGGAGCAGAACCCCAAGCCCCAAGCGAGTGACTCCAGCTATggccagacatggtgctgagCAGCCAAGCAGTCGACCTCTCCAGAGACTTTCACTCTGCCCCCAGGAAGACCGACCATCTAACCTGATGCCCCCCAAGCCTCCCAGGACATGGGGGCTGCAGAACCAAGGTCCTTCTGTGCTGGAGTCCAAGGTGAAGGCCTTGAAGGAGAAAATGACAGCAGAGAAACAGGGGACAAATCCCCGTCCCACTTCCTGTGAGCATCCATCCACCACAAAATCCAAATGCCACCATGTCAAGCCTGGAGCGGTCTGGAGCCTACCAGAGGGCTCTACTCTACCAGATGCCCTTGTGGTCCCCCATGCTCAGAACCCTAATGATGGACATCCGGCCAGCCATGTTAATGAGCAGAAACCTGCCAGGAACAGTGGATCCAAGCCATCTACTCCTGACAGCTGGAGTGAACAAAGCTGGTGGACTCCAGAAGCAGTGTGGATGCTGGCCGATCATGAGGAGGACCCAGGACCAGGGGCTGGCTCTTTACAAGAAAGTCCCAACAACCAAGTTTCTGCGGGAGAGCCACAGGGGCCTGGTCCCTGCAAAACCACCCACTTAAGCAACCTGAAGAAGGGAAGGCCGTACCCGCTTGGAGATGGTCTGAACACAAAGGGAGATCTGGGCAGCACAGCCCTAACCTCCAAGGAGGATTTAGTTCCCAGGACAGACCAGCCAGAGATGTTCTGGAGAGCTGGCAGCCTGGAGGCTCTGGGCTCTGCTGCAAATGCTTTGTCCCTGTCTGATCAGGTAGAGAGGAACCGCCTCCTGCTGCAGGAGATGCTGAAGGTTTGCAGACAGAGACCTCCCACCACAGGGAGCCCAGAACGGACTCGATCCTGGGACAAGGATGCATCAG AGCGACCAGCGGGAGACGTGGACTGGGACTCGGGCAACCCCCAGCAGGACTCAGGTCAGAGCAG AAATGGCCAGAGAAGCCCAGCCCCGGATGTGAGgaccacctctgcctccagagaaaGCCTCCAGAATGGGAACTTGAACGACCCCTCCAGTGTAGAGTCCAGCAATGGGCAGTGGCCCAAACAAGGAATGCCCCTGTCTCATGTCCGTTTTGAAGATGAGTCTGCCCGCGAGGCTGAATTCCGGTACCTGGACCGGCTTCAGCAGCGCCAGCGTCAAGTGTTAAGCGCAGTGCTACACGctgtggaccaaggacctctacGCTCCAAACCGGACCTGACCAACTACGTCAACCACAGCGTGGGAAATGTCTCATTTCACAGGGCTGTGGGCTGCCTGGACCACAGTAACGTCCCTGCACCACCACCTACATGGGACAATGAGAGGAAGTGTCCAGCCTGTGGCAGCTGCCTCAAGGACCATTGCCCTGCTGAGGGGAGAGCAGCCTCTGACCTGAGGGTCCTCCGGAGTCTCCAGGCTGCCTATGAGGCCGAGGCAGTACTGCTGGGTCCCTGTAATTCCCATGGCTTGAGCTCCCCATTCCCAGGGCTCCACACAGAATGGATCCGGGAAACACACATCACAGACACTGTTGCCACACACCCTGAGGAGGACTCTGCCCCGGACAGCACCCACAGTTCAGACAGCCAGACAGACAATAAGGATGCCAAGACCTCTCAGCCCAGCAGGGCAGGTGAGCAGATCCACGCCAGCAGCCCACGGGTGTGGCAGCATGGGTCTAGGCCCCAGGGAGGTCCCAGGTGGTCCAGAAAGGAGACGGTGCTGCCCTGTGGACTTCAGGCCTGGTCTCACCTGCCCAAGCTTGATGTGGTTGTAGGGGAGGTACCAGAAGCCAGGGGACCCATACCTCAGGGGACTTTGTTTCTAAAGGAAGATGCTGTGCCTAAAGCTGCCGTGGAACCTAAGAGTCCTTGGTCCCAGGGGCAGCTTGGACTACAGTTAGGAAGTCACTGGGCCCACCCCGAGGACTGCAGGACTCCATGCAGGACAGCTTATGCTGTGCCATTTTCCAAGAAGCATGGGTCCTCAGGATCAGGCCAACCAGATCAAGTTCCTGAAAGCCATGAGCCTCTGGAAACTCTCTGCACTTCACCCCACCAACAGAGCCATGAAGAGCCCTCTGCACCCCTCCCAGCTTTGCAGCCAACTTTGCCCCTCCCCCCTGATGTGCCAACCCCTCCTTCTTCAAGGAAATCCCTCTGCCCCATGCCTCCAAGGAGGTCAGTCCAGACTGGAAATCACAGGCAGGAGCACCAGGTGGATAgccccctgcctctgtcccctccAAGAACTGTGATTCTCACCCCACCCCAAACCCAACCCTACAGCCCCCAGGTCAAGCATCCACTGCTGGACCTGTCCAACAACAGCTACAACAGCAGTGTCCCTCTAGGACTGCAGGGACCCTCAGGAGCAGCTGTCCACAGGGGTAGATCTGTCAAGGACCAATGTTATCAGGAGCCTGGGCTGCCTCTGGAGAGCAATGGAGATG GAACGCTCCAGGACTCTCTCCAATTAGCAGATGTCGCCACTGTCAATCCTACAGCTATCACCCTCTCCCTCACCTCAGAGGAGCCTGAGCGCAGCCAGGAGCTGGGAGGAGGTCCACAGAGGATGGACTGTAGCTCTGGAGGCCACATGCCCAGTGG AGCATCTCTTGAGGCCAGTGCAGGGCATAAGCCACCCTCAGTTGCTCATTCTGAAGGGAACAAGAAAAGGAGGGGTAGTATTACCTCCACCCTGGGGCTCAAAAAGCTTCTCTCAGCCCTGGGCCACACGCCCCGGCCCAGACTTGGCACATCCAGAAGCTTCAGTGTGGAACAGCTGCAGCCCTCAGCACTGGCTCCGCAGACCAGCGCGGTGAAAAGAGCCCCATCATTACAGCATCTG GTGTCACCCTCCCATCAGCATCGGAGAACAACTTCCTTCCAGAACCTCCATTCTCTGCTAGGTGGCAAGGGAGACCGGTCTAGCCTTTACCTGGTAGAAGGGTCAGGGGACAGCAGTGCACCCAGCAG GCCAGCCAAGGCCTTTCCCCGTCGTGCCCTCAGTGTAGAAGATGTGGGTGCCCCCAGCCTGGCTCGTACTGTGGGCAGAGTGGTGGAGGTGTTCCCAGATGGCACAAGCCAGCTGCAGCTGCAGCGACCCCCAGAGGGCACCTTTGGTTTCTGTGTGGCCTATGGCAGTGGCCGGCGAGACTCAG GGCTGTATGTGCAGGACATGGCTGACCTGGATACGGCCAAGCTGTACTCAGGGCTCCTTGGGGTAGGGGATGAGATCCTGGAGATGAACGGGGCCAAGGTTGCTGGGCTGGGCTTGGCTCACATCAACGAGCTGCTGGTGCGTGTGGAGAGCTTGTCGATTCGTGTCTTGAGACAACGGCCTGTCCCCCAGTGA
- the Kiaa1614 gene encoding uncharacterized protein KIAA1614 homolog isoform X6, with product MPLSHVRFEDESAREAEFRYLDRLQQRQRQVLSAVLHAVDQGPLRSKPDLTNYVNHSVGNVSFHRAVGCLDHSNVPAPPPTWDNERKCPACGSCLKDHCPAEGRAASDLRVLRSLQAAYEAEAVLLGPCNSHGLSSPFPGLHTEWIRETHITDTVATHPEEDSAPDSTHSSDSQTDNKDAKTSQPSRAGEQIHASSPRVWQHGSRPQGGPRWSRKETVLPCGLQAWSHLPKLDVVVGEVPEARGPIPQGTLFLKEDAVPKAAVEPKSPWSQGQLGLQLGSHWAHPEDCRTPCRTAYAVPFSKKHGSSGSGQPDQVPESHEPLETLCTSPHQQSHEEPSAPLPALQPTLPLPPDVPTPPSSRKSLCPMPPRRSVQTGNHRQEHQVDSPLPLSPPRTVILTPPQTQPYSPQVKHPLLDLSNNSYNSSVPLGLQGPSGAAVHRGRSVKDQCYQEPGLPLESNGDGTLQDSLQLADVATVNPTAITLSLTSEEPERSQELGGGPQRMDCSSGGHMPSGASLEASAGHKPPSVAHSEGNKKRRGSITSTLGLKKLLSALGHTPRPRLGTSRSFSVEQLQPSALAPQTSAVKRAPSLQHLVSPSHQHRRTTSFQNLHSLLGGKGDRSSLYLVEGSGDSSAPSRPAKAFPRRALSVEDVGAPSLARTVGRVVEVFPDGTSQLQLQRPPEGTFGFCVAYGSGRRDSGLYVQDMADLDTAKLYSGLLGVGDEILEMNGAKVAGLGLAHINELLVRVESLSIRVLRQRPVPQ from the exons ATGCCCCTGTCTCATGTCCGTTTTGAAGATGAGTCTGCCCGCGAGGCTGAATTCCGGTACCTGGACCGGCTTCAGCAGCGCCAGCGTCAAGTGTTAAGCGCAGTGCTACACGctgtggaccaaggacctctacGCTCCAAACCGGACCTGACCAACTACGTCAACCACAGCGTGGGAAATGTCTCATTTCACAGGGCTGTGGGCTGCCTGGACCACAGTAACGTCCCTGCACCACCACCTACATGGGACAATGAGAGGAAGTGTCCAGCCTGTGGCAGCTGCCTCAAGGACCATTGCCCTGCTGAGGGGAGAGCAGCCTCTGACCTGAGGGTCCTCCGGAGTCTCCAGGCTGCCTATGAGGCCGAGGCAGTACTGCTGGGTCCCTGTAATTCCCATGGCTTGAGCTCCCCATTCCCAGGGCTCCACACAGAATGGATCCGGGAAACACACATCACAGACACTGTTGCCACACACCCTGAGGAGGACTCTGCCCCGGACAGCACCCACAGTTCAGACAGCCAGACAGACAATAAGGATGCCAAGACCTCTCAGCCCAGCAGGGCAGGTGAGCAGATCCACGCCAGCAGCCCACGGGTGTGGCAGCATGGGTCTAGGCCCCAGGGAGGTCCCAGGTGGTCCAGAAAGGAGACGGTGCTGCCCTGTGGACTTCAGGCCTGGTCTCACCTGCCCAAGCTTGATGTGGTTGTAGGGGAGGTACCAGAAGCCAGGGGACCCATACCTCAGGGGACTTTGTTTCTAAAGGAAGATGCTGTGCCTAAAGCTGCCGTGGAACCTAAGAGTCCTTGGTCCCAGGGGCAGCTTGGACTACAGTTAGGAAGTCACTGGGCCCACCCCGAGGACTGCAGGACTCCATGCAGGACAGCTTATGCTGTGCCATTTTCCAAGAAGCATGGGTCCTCAGGATCAGGCCAACCAGATCAAGTTCCTGAAAGCCATGAGCCTCTGGAAACTCTCTGCACTTCACCCCACCAACAGAGCCATGAAGAGCCCTCTGCACCCCTCCCAGCTTTGCAGCCAACTTTGCCCCTCCCCCCTGATGTGCCAACCCCTCCTTCTTCAAGGAAATCCCTCTGCCCCATGCCTCCAAGGAGGTCAGTCCAGACTGGAAATCACAGGCAGGAGCACCAGGTGGATAgccccctgcctctgtcccctccAAGAACTGTGATTCTCACCCCACCCCAAACCCAACCCTACAGCCCCCAGGTCAAGCATCCACTGCTGGACCTGTCCAACAACAGCTACAACAGCAGTGTCCCTCTAGGACTGCAGGGACCCTCAGGAGCAGCTGTCCACAGGGGTAGATCTGTCAAGGACCAATGTTATCAGGAGCCTGGGCTGCCTCTGGAGAGCAATGGAGATG GAACGCTCCAGGACTCTCTCCAATTAGCAGATGTCGCCACTGTCAATCCTACAGCTATCACCCTCTCCCTCACCTCAGAGGAGCCTGAGCGCAGCCAGGAGCTGGGAGGAGGTCCACAGAGGATGGACTGTAGCTCTGGAGGCCACATGCCCAGTGG AGCATCTCTTGAGGCCAGTGCAGGGCATAAGCCACCCTCAGTTGCTCATTCTGAAGGGAACAAGAAAAGGAGGGGTAGTATTACCTCCACCCTGGGGCTCAAAAAGCTTCTCTCAGCCCTGGGCCACACGCCCCGGCCCAGACTTGGCACATCCAGAAGCTTCAGTGTGGAACAGCTGCAGCCCTCAGCACTGGCTCCGCAGACCAGCGCGGTGAAAAGAGCCCCATCATTACAGCATCTG GTGTCACCCTCCCATCAGCATCGGAGAACAACTTCCTTCCAGAACCTCCATTCTCTGCTAGGTGGCAAGGGAGACCGGTCTAGCCTTTACCTGGTAGAAGGGTCAGGGGACAGCAGTGCACCCAGCAG GCCAGCCAAGGCCTTTCCCCGTCGTGCCCTCAGTGTAGAAGATGTGGGTGCCCCCAGCCTGGCTCGTACTGTGGGCAGAGTGGTGGAGGTGTTCCCAGATGGCACAAGCCAGCTGCAGCTGCAGCGACCCCCAGAGGGCACCTTTGGTTTCTGTGTGGCCTATGGCAGTGGCCGGCGAGACTCAG GGCTGTATGTGCAGGACATGGCTGACCTGGATACGGCCAAGCTGTACTCAGGGCTCCTTGGGGTAGGGGATGAGATCCTGGAGATGAACGGGGCCAAGGTTGCTGGGCTGGGCTTGGCTCACATCAACGAGCTGCTGGTGCGTGTGGAGAGCTTGTCGATTCGTGTCTTGAGACAACGGCCTGTCCCCCAGTGA